A window of the Methyloprofundus sp. genome harbors these coding sequences:
- a CDS encoding putative protein-disulfide isomerase has product MQIQNNTLYYIYDPMCSWCYAYEQSLTELQQQLPALLNFEFILGGLAADTSEPMPAATQKMVQQAWQQIEFTVPHIKFNFDFWSNNTPLRSTYPACRALIAAAQQAPEFVQLLRQQIQQAYYQAAQNPSLNTTLITCAEQTALDIKQFKADLSTPNTQIQLSEHIQFARSLGVSSYPSLRLVLDGEIYTIAINYTQSNPTLTQINTLLEQHKNRGIESPCVRNCCLNNDDICLGCFRSLDEITGWSQASELEKQAILDKATVRKMAQLV; this is encoded by the coding sequence ATGCAAATTCAAAATAATACCCTTTACTATATATACGATCCTATGTGTAGCTGGTGCTATGCCTACGAACAATCCTTAACAGAATTACAACAGCAATTACCTGCCTTGCTCAACTTTGAGTTCATCTTGGGTGGATTGGCAGCAGATACAAGCGAGCCCATGCCGGCCGCAACACAAAAAATGGTGCAACAAGCATGGCAGCAAATAGAATTTACCGTACCCCATATAAAATTTAATTTTGATTTTTGGAGTAACAATACCCCGCTACGTTCTACTTACCCCGCTTGTCGTGCATTAATAGCCGCTGCACAACAAGCACCTGAATTTGTACAACTATTACGCCAGCAAATCCAACAAGCTTATTATCAAGCCGCACAAAACCCGTCATTAAATACCACGCTGATTACTTGTGCTGAACAAACAGCCCTAGACATTAAGCAATTCAAAGCAGATTTAAGTACCCCAAACACACAAATACAACTTAGCGAACATATCCAATTTGCACGTTCTTTAGGTGTCAGTTCCTACCCGTCATTACGCCTTGTGTTAGATGGTGAAATATATACCATCGCTATTAATTACACACAAAGTAACCCAACACTGACGCAAATCAACACCCTACTAGAACAACATAAAAACCGAGGTATAGAGTCACCTTGTGTACGTAATTGCTGTTTAAATAATGACGATATTTGTTTAGGCTGCTTTCGTTCGCTAGATGAAATAACTGGGTGGTCACAAGCAAGTGAGCTTGAAAAACAGGCTATTTTAGATAAGGCAACTGTACGTAAAATGGCTCAGCTTGTTTGA
- a CDS encoding two-component system, sensor histidine kinase and response regulator has product MNNKNQQESIDKVVFSHSINRTLLFWFLLLALAPMSLVSWVSYHQAATGLHKAAAQNLEHMAIADSKFIQNWFNYRFTDINSEAEDPHTAELLQKLQAGWQSQHQPLAEYIKSYHWAKIVEEYQQDLVTMMRYYDYIYDLLLIDLQGNIIYSVAHESDLGTNLFSGQFAATNFAKTAQTSLTTGKTLFSDIERYQPSNNILAGFITTPVYDVSGGKIGLLAMQLQYDQIFASLLNNNQQSKSQQRYVIGHDSILRTELDQGAKDVLTRSINTEQFKLSQYEHDKPKHMADNMQESAFEYIGPNGQKVIGIHHVIRLAGVNWVLISEVDTEEALAAVNNLKLLMLAMVTLTGLLAASFASLQARRITKPIIQLVNATRAVASGDMSQQVHIRADNEIGILAKSFNEMLNTRQRNQESLEESNQIAQEVLAELTEQKFALDQHAIVSITDIKGNITLINEKFCQLSGYSRDELLGQNHRLLKSGIHDTAFFQEMYHTIANGNVWHGEICNKAKDGHLFWVESTIVPLKDEQGKPTNYTAIRTDITARKQSEFAIKENKERLELIMSSTGVGIWDWHMLTGNIDFNERWAAITGYTLEELQPLNMNTWTSKVHPEDLTHSSQLMEQHFDGITESYECELRLKHKLGHWVWVLDTGRLVERNEHGFPKRMIGTLLDISERKQVQLEINEALALTEATLEATDNGILVTSKYGTVLRSNQRFAQMWQIPAELASSRDEKAMFDHVMPQLLNPEQFLQGVQELHANATIEVSDILQSKDGRIFECSSRPMQMEGAATGRVWSFRDITERKLAELALHEAKESAEIANQTKSEFLANMSHEIRTPMNGVIGMTELLLDNRLDTEQEGRALTIKRSAEALLTIINDILDFSKIEAGKLDLEILDFDLGNLLEDIADTTGLRAIEKGLEFICTVNPTIPQWYKGDPGRIRQVLTNLISNAVKFTATGEVSVRYQLITDAQGRSLLHFAVKDTGIGLSQAQQQKLFQKFSQADGSTTRKFGGTGLGLAISKQLVELMGGTIGIDSELDKGSTFWFTLALEAIPTKKSLEQVHDLHHQRILVVDDNATNREVLHEFLNAWQTPHSLAASSPEALELLYTGIAEESPYTIALLDMHMPGMNGLRLADAMQRDKQLATTRLAMLSSQGQRGDAKKTLDHGFSAYLSKPIHQSELYNVLLQLAGISTAQLPEIIITRYTARQEQHNFNAHALVVDDNSINQAVACGMLAKFGINTEVAGNGQEALDSLAQQNFDLVFMDCQMPIMDGYTATQHIRDASSSVQNHQTPVIAMTANAMQGDREKCLAAGMDDFIAKPVDIGKLRKLLEKWLSTVQNKETANTIMTESVASAAKETITEEEELPIFDYAAMSERLMDDKDLIQVIADAFLSDMPVQIKQLHDFVQANDLAQATAQAHKIKGASANVGGMVLSNLALAMEQAGKAGDMPSLQQHLTTLEQSFTQLKSTMEETLS; this is encoded by the coding sequence ATGAATAATAAAAACCAACAGGAATCTATCGATAAAGTCGTTTTTAGCCATTCCATCAATCGAACCTTATTGTTCTGGTTTCTACTGCTCGCTTTAGCCCCCATGAGTTTAGTCTCCTGGGTTAGCTATCATCAAGCTGCCACTGGTTTACATAAAGCTGCTGCCCAGAATCTAGAGCATATGGCAATTGCTGATAGTAAATTCATTCAGAACTGGTTTAATTACCGCTTTACAGACATCAACTCCGAAGCAGAAGACCCGCATACAGCAGAATTACTGCAAAAATTACAAGCAGGTTGGCAGTCCCAGCATCAGCCTTTGGCAGAATATATCAAAAGCTACCATTGGGCAAAAATTGTCGAAGAATACCAACAAGACCTAGTCACCATGATGCGTTACTATGACTATATCTATGACCTCCTCTTAATCGATCTACAAGGTAATATTATTTATAGTGTTGCCCATGAATCCGATTTAGGAACCAACCTCTTTTCTGGTCAATTTGCAGCTACTAATTTTGCTAAAACTGCACAGACCAGCCTAACGACAGGCAAAACACTGTTCAGTGATATAGAGCGCTACCAGCCAAGTAATAATATCCTTGCCGGTTTTATTACTACCCCTGTATACGATGTATCAGGGGGGAAAATCGGCCTGCTTGCCATGCAGCTGCAATATGATCAAATCTTTGCTTCACTCCTGAACAACAATCAACAATCTAAATCACAACAACGCTATGTAATTGGTCATGATAGCATCTTACGCACTGAGCTCGACCAAGGTGCCAAAGACGTACTCACCAGAAGCATAAATACTGAACAGTTTAAACTTTCGCAGTACGAACATGACAAACCCAAACACATGGCTGACAATATGCAAGAGTCTGCCTTTGAATATATCGGCCCAAATGGCCAAAAGGTTATTGGCATACATCATGTAATTCGTCTAGCGGGTGTCAATTGGGTACTTATTTCAGAAGTAGATACTGAAGAAGCGTTAGCTGCTGTCAATAATTTAAAGCTGCTAATGTTAGCCATGGTCACCCTAACAGGATTATTGGCCGCCAGTTTTGCTTCTCTACAAGCGCGCAGAATCACCAAACCTATTATCCAGCTTGTTAATGCAACACGCGCGGTTGCATCAGGTGATATGAGCCAACAAGTTCATATTCGTGCCGATAATGAAATTGGTATCTTGGCCAAATCATTTAATGAAATGCTCAATACACGCCAACGCAACCAAGAATCTTTAGAGGAAAGCAACCAAATAGCACAAGAAGTTTTAGCCGAATTAACCGAGCAAAAATTTGCGCTAGACCAACATGCCATTGTGAGTATTACCGATATTAAAGGTAATATCACCCTGATTAATGAAAAATTTTGTCAACTTAGTGGCTATAGCCGGGATGAATTACTAGGGCAGAATCATCGCCTGCTAAAGTCCGGAATTCATGATACGGCTTTTTTTCAGGAAATGTATCACACCATTGCCAATGGCAATGTTTGGCATGGTGAAATATGTAATAAAGCCAAAGACGGCCATTTATTCTGGGTAGAAAGCACGATCGTGCCGCTTAAAGACGAACAAGGCAAACCGACCAACTATACAGCTATTCGTACTGATATTACCGCACGCAAACAATCTGAATTTGCTATTAAAGAAAATAAAGAACGATTAGAACTGATCATGAGCAGTACAGGTGTTGGCATCTGGGATTGGCATATGTTAACAGGAAACATTGATTTTAATGAACGTTGGGCTGCTATTACCGGCTATACTTTAGAAGAGCTGCAGCCACTAAATATGAATACTTGGACCAGCAAAGTACACCCCGAAGATCTTACCCATTCCAGCCAATTAATGGAACAACACTTTGATGGCATCACTGAAAGTTATGAGTGCGAACTACGTTTAAAACATAAATTAGGCCATTGGGTTTGGGTACTGGATACAGGTCGCCTAGTAGAACGTAACGAGCACGGCTTTCCTAAACGCATGATTGGAACCTTACTGGACATCAGTGAACGTAAACAAGTTCAATTAGAAATTAATGAGGCATTGGCACTGACTGAAGCAACCTTAGAAGCGACCGATAACGGCATTCTGGTGACCAGTAAATACGGCACCGTCCTACGTAGCAATCAACGCTTTGCTCAAATGTGGCAAATCCCGGCAGAGTTGGCTAGTAGCCGGGACGAAAAAGCAATGTTCGATCATGTTATGCCGCAACTGCTAAACCCTGAGCAATTTCTACAAGGTGTACAAGAACTGCATGCCAATGCAACAATTGAAGTGTCAGACATACTTCAATCTAAAGATGGACGTATCTTTGAATGTAGCTCTAGGCCTATGCAAATGGAAGGTGCTGCTACTGGTCGAGTATGGAGTTTTCGCGACATTACCGAGCGTAAGCTTGCAGAACTTGCCCTACATGAGGCTAAAGAGTCAGCCGAAATAGCCAATCAAACCAAAAGTGAATTTTTGGCCAATATGAGTCATGAAATCCGCACTCCTATGAATGGTGTCATTGGCATGACTGAATTGTTACTAGATAATAGGCTAGATACCGAACAAGAAGGTCGCGCCCTTACCATTAAACGTAGTGCTGAAGCCTTACTCACCATCATTAATGATATTCTGGATTTCTCCAAAATTGAAGCCGGCAAACTAGATCTGGAAATTTTAGATTTTGATTTAGGTAATTTACTGGAAGATATTGCCGATACCACTGGCTTACGTGCCATCGAAAAAGGTTTAGAATTTATTTGTACGGTTAATCCAACCATTCCGCAATGGTATAAAGGTGACCCTGGTCGCATCCGACAAGTATTAACTAATTTAATTAGCAATGCCGTTAAGTTCACTGCAACAGGTGAAGTCTCAGTGCGCTATCAACTGATCACTGATGCTCAGGGGCGTTCCCTCTTACACTTTGCTGTTAAAGATACCGGCATTGGTCTCAGTCAGGCACAACAACAAAAATTATTTCAGAAATTTAGCCAAGCAGATGGCTCAACAACCCGTAAATTTGGGGGAACAGGTTTAGGACTTGCCATTAGCAAACAACTCGTCGAACTCATGGGAGGAACTATAGGTATCGACAGTGAACTAGATAAAGGCTCTACTTTTTGGTTTACCTTGGCTTTAGAAGCTATCCCTACTAAAAAATCACTAGAACAAGTACATGATTTACATCATCAACGCATTTTAGTGGTTGATGACAATGCAACCAACCGTGAAGTTCTGCATGAATTTCTTAACGCATGGCAAACTCCACATAGCTTGGCAGCAAGTAGCCCTGAAGCCCTAGAACTACTCTATACGGGGATTGCTGAAGAGTCCCCTTATACGATAGCGTTACTTGATATGCATATGCCTGGTATGAATGGCCTTAGACTTGCTGACGCTATGCAAAGAGATAAGCAGTTAGCGACTACCCGCCTAGCCATGTTAAGCTCACAAGGACAGCGAGGAGATGCCAAGAAAACTCTAGACCATGGATTCTCAGCTTATCTTAGTAAACCCATTCACCAATCAGAACTGTATAATGTTCTACTACAACTAGCAGGTATATCAACAGCACAATTGCCTGAAATAATAATTACACGCTATACGGCTAGACAGGAACAGCATAATTTTAATGCCCATGCATTAGTTGTCGATGATAATAGTATTAACCAAGCCGTTGCCTGTGGCATGCTGGCTAAATTTGGCATTAACACCGAGGTGGCAGGCAATGGTCAAGAAGCACTGGATAGCCTGGCTCAACAAAATTTTGACCTAGTTTTTATGGACTGCCAAATGCCGATAATGGATGGTTATACTGCTACCCAGCATATTCGTGATGCAAGCTCATCAGTACAAAATCATCAAACACCTGTTATTGCCATGACCGCCAATGCCATGCAAGGTGATCGTGAAAAATGTTTAGCGGCAGGCATGGATGACTTCATTGCCAAACCTGTTGATATTGGCAAACTACGTAAATTATTAGAGAAATGGTTAAGCACAGTACAAAATAAAGAAACTGCCAACACCATAATGACAGAATCAGTTGCTAGTGCCGCTAAAGAAACCATAACAGAAGAAGAGGAACTCCCTATCTTTGATTATGCTGCAATGAGCGAGCGCTTAATGGATGACAAAGATTTAATCCAAGTCATCGCTGATGCTTTTTTAAGTGATATGCCCGTACAAATTAAACAGCTGCATGATTTTGTGCAAGCAAACGACCTTGCTCAAGCAACCGCACAAGCCCATAAAATAAAAGGTGCATCTGCCAATGTAGGTGGTATGGTATTAAGTAACTTAGCGTTAGCAATGGAACAAGCAGGTAAAGCAGGTGACATGCCAAGCTTGCAACAACATTTAACAACTTTAGAACAAAGTTTTACCCAATTAAAATCGACTATGGAGGAAACACTTTCATGA
- a CDS encoding two-component system, HptB-dependent secretion and biofilm response regulator, which produces MKLLIADDDLTSRAMLGAVTSKWGYQTVVAEDGEAAWELLQEPDAPLLMLIDWEMPRLDGLGLCQRIRAQNQNNPPFIILLTARSETDDVVAGLEAGANDYITKPFANTELKARLQVGQRMLNLQAELNKTKEVLTFERETIENIILKMRASKNFESSQLQLLETPVEKTSGDVLLSAFCPDKTRHIMLGDFTGHGLMAAVGGPIVYDVFYSMTAKGLPISEIMAEINRQLLEKMPIGLFLGAIFLELSADGQQLHIWNCGMPEVLIYRNNKLWQKVLSSTVAMGIIKQEFVLTNSIAVTAGDRIYLYSDGITEAINSAGEEYGQETLEQTITDMLLAEADINFLGESVKQFMGEAAQFDDITLMELSC; this is translated from the coding sequence ATGAAGTTACTGATCGCTGATGATGATCTTACTTCTCGCGCCATGTTAGGTGCAGTGACTAGCAAATGGGGTTATCAAACCGTCGTTGCTGAAGATGGTGAAGCGGCTTGGGAATTACTGCAAGAACCTGATGCCCCTTTATTAATGTTAATCGACTGGGAAATGCCACGCTTAGATGGTTTAGGTTTGTGCCAACGTATCCGAGCTCAAAATCAAAATAACCCACCTTTTATCATCTTATTAACCGCCCGTAGTGAAACCGATGATGTGGTGGCTGGTTTAGAAGCAGGTGCGAATGACTACATTACCAAACCGTTTGCCAATACCGAATTAAAAGCACGCCTACAAGTTGGGCAACGCATGTTGAACTTACAGGCCGAACTCAATAAAACCAAAGAAGTGCTTACCTTTGAACGCGAAACCATAGAAAACATTATTCTAAAAATGCGCGCCTCAAAGAATTTTGAATCCAGCCAACTACAACTATTGGAAACACCAGTAGAAAAAACCTCTGGTGATGTGTTACTTTCTGCTTTCTGCCCTGATAAAACCCGGCATATTATGCTCGGTGATTTTACAGGGCATGGTTTAATGGCAGCAGTCGGCGGCCCTATTGTTTATGATGTTTTTTATAGTATGACCGCCAAAGGTTTGCCTATCTCAGAAATAATGGCCGAAATTAATCGACAATTATTAGAAAAAATGCCGATTGGTTTATTCTTAGGCGCGATCTTTCTTGAGCTCAGTGCCGATGGCCAGCAATTACATATCTGGAATTGTGGTATGCCGGAAGTATTAATCTATCGCAACAACAAACTATGGCAAAAAGTCCTGTCTTCTACCGTTGCCATGGGCATTATCAAACAAGAATTTGTGCTAACCAATAGCATTGCAGTTACCGCTGGGGATCGTATCTATCTTTATTCTGATGGCATCACTGAAGCGATTAATAGTGCTGGTGAAGAATATGGTCAAGAGACTTTAGAGCAAACTATCACCGATATGTTACTTGCAGAGGCTGACATTAATTTCCTAGGTGAATCGGTCAAACAGTTTATGGGAGAAGCAGCACAATTTGATGATATTACTTTGATGGAATTAAGTTGTTAA
- a CDS encoding transposase, IS4 family yields the protein MFILRDLLSPLQSHFSETTLGKERASLFAYTLLSIIVPFTSSISSNLWRSLETLFGINIKRKRFYTFMASTKLPWQGLWKTAWDLIDNPETDDRLLIALDDFINPKVGKKIFGCETIYDHAAKANQSDYPWAQNVVAIGLLKQIKNRWACLFLDFRHYLPQKAIDAQSDRAKIKGRLQSFETKIGQAAQMIIGVANHFSGKQILAVTDSWFGNAGLLKPVRKEVGSLFDILSRLRCNSVLYDLPETRQSGQRGRPRKYGQRLGSATEMAKCIRHEAAEYQVTLYGKQRTVLAHERIVMLKSLKCKVRVVWVFRKTQWIALFSTDLSLSVTQMIEFYGARWKIESGFKELKQDIGSQKSQCRNAHSVTNHLNFCMMASTLTWIYADRLKADPERRHKVKGRASFAFSDVRRIITEAALNPDFNHVCPKPSNSPINPLIAVLLRMVA from the coding sequence ATGTTCATTTTACGCGATCTTCTTTCTCCTCTTCAATCACATTTTTCAGAAACCACGCTCGGCAAAGAAAGAGCCTCGTTATTTGCCTATACGCTACTGTCGATCATTGTCCCGTTTACTTCCTCCATTAGTTCCAATTTATGGCGTAGCCTTGAAACGCTGTTCGGTATCAATATCAAGCGGAAACGATTTTACACATTCATGGCATCAACCAAATTACCGTGGCAAGGTTTATGGAAAACAGCCTGGGACCTGATCGACAACCCTGAAACGGACGACCGATTATTAATTGCCCTGGATGATTTCATCAACCCTAAAGTGGGCAAAAAAATCTTTGGTTGCGAAACCATTTATGATCATGCGGCCAAAGCCAATCAAAGCGACTACCCATGGGCACAAAACGTGGTAGCCATCGGTTTGCTCAAGCAAATAAAAAATCGTTGGGCCTGTTTGTTTTTAGATTTTCGCCACTACCTTCCACAGAAAGCGATTGATGCACAATCCGATCGAGCGAAGATCAAAGGTCGATTGCAGTCGTTTGAAACCAAGATCGGCCAAGCTGCACAGATGATCATCGGGGTTGCAAATCATTTTTCTGGCAAGCAAATACTCGCGGTGACCGATAGTTGGTTTGGCAATGCAGGTTTGTTAAAGCCCGTACGCAAAGAGGTAGGCAGTCTGTTTGATATTCTGTCGCGCCTGCGCTGTAATAGTGTTTTATATGATCTTCCCGAGACAAGACAATCTGGGCAGCGAGGGAGACCTCGAAAATATGGCCAGCGCTTGGGTTCGGCAACAGAAATGGCAAAATGCATTCGTCACGAAGCCGCCGAATATCAGGTGACTCTTTATGGCAAACAGCGTACGGTACTTGCCCATGAACGCATTGTCATGCTGAAAAGTTTAAAATGCAAAGTACGCGTCGTGTGGGTTTTTCGTAAAACGCAATGGATCGCACTGTTTAGCACGGACTTGTCATTATCGGTCACGCAAATGATCGAGTTTTATGGTGCGAGATGGAAAATCGAATCAGGATTCAAGGAGTTGAAACAAGACATCGGCAGTCAAAAAAGTCAGTGTCGTAATGCGCATTCCGTGACCAATCATTTGAATTTTTGTATGATGGCAAGTACGCTGACCTGGATTTATGCCGACCGTTTAAAGGCGGATCCGGAGCGTCGGCACAAAGTAAAAGGGCGCGCCAGTTTTGCCTTTTCAGACGTGCGGCGCATCATTACCGAGGCAGCATTGAACCCGGATTTTAATCATGTTTGCCCCAAACCAAGCAACTCCCCGATAAATCCACTGATTGCCGTACTGTTACGCATGGTGGCTTGA
- a CDS encoding two-component system, cell cycle response regulator translates to MKILIAEDDVTSRVLLEALTRKWGYTPVTAEDGEAAWQILQAENPPRLLLVDWEMPHLSGLSLCQRIRRQVDTDPVFIILLTARNETLDIVSGLEAGANEYITKPFNQIELKARVQVGHRMLQLQSELNQAKEALLFQASHDVLTGLLNRRAILTALDTEMARAQRQQQALCVAMCDIDFFKQVNDNYGHLAGDYVLHEIAQHISSELRPFDLVGRYGGEEFLLILNAPVNEADKIFERIRSSIETARFTHNQQVLKVTISCGISIFTPPTDHRNALDLIDSADKALYSAKESGRNVVVFAD, encoded by the coding sequence ATGAAAATATTAATAGCTGAAGATGATGTTACCTCGCGAGTGCTATTAGAAGCATTAACACGTAAATGGGGCTATACACCTGTTACTGCAGAAGATGGCGAGGCCGCTTGGCAAATCTTGCAAGCAGAAAACCCACCTCGGCTTTTATTGGTTGATTGGGAAATGCCACACCTAAGTGGCCTAAGTTTATGTCAACGCATCCGCCGCCAAGTCGATACTGATCCCGTTTTTATTATCCTATTAACCGCTCGTAACGAAACCCTTGATATTGTCTCAGGCTTAGAAGCAGGTGCTAATGAATACATCACCAAACCTTTTAACCAAATTGAATTAAAAGCACGCGTACAAGTCGGGCATCGTATGTTGCAATTACAATCCGAATTAAATCAAGCCAAAGAAGCACTGCTATTTCAAGCAAGCCACGATGTATTAACAGGCTTACTTAATCGCAGAGCCATTTTAACAGCACTAGATACAGAAATGGCTCGCGCCCAACGTCAGCAGCAAGCTTTGTGTGTCGCCATGTGTGATATTGATTTCTTTAAACAGGTTAATGACAACTATGGCCACTTAGCAGGTGATTATGTATTACATGAAATTGCCCAACATATCAGCTCCGAATTACGCCCATTTGATTTAGTAGGCCGCTATGGAGGCGAAGAGTTTTTACTGATCCTCAACGCCCCTGTCAATGAAGCCGATAAAATATTTGAGCGGATTCGTTCAAGTATTGAAACAGCTCGTTTCACCCACAACCAACAAGTACTAAAGGTCACTATCAGCTGTGGTATAAGTATTTTCACCCCTCCCACTGATCATCGCAATGCACTGGACTTAATCGATAGCGCAGATAAAGCATTATATAGCGCTAAAGAAAGCGGCCGTAATGTTGTAGTTTTTGCTGATTAA
- a CDS encoding transposase, IS4 family, translating to MSDSYKIYRTIHSGLQKFWDFDPSKRQNNGLNILTGFICGIIQSKSVKLANVAGEIPGSGKEESQIMQLRRWLKNEKVGVDLFYLPFIEVLLRCLAKQTLVLAIDGSTTAQGCITLMVSMIYKGRALPLLWVTRKGKKGHFPQDMHIELIKSVQAIIPEGTSVICLGDGEFDGADWLETISSYGWKYACRTANNAILYENGDEFTFKDICPEQGSMTEISAVEFTRKRSIVVRAVVYWGRKYNDPIYLVTNFPTGGEAFNWYRKRFRIETLFSDLKGRGFNLQKSGLRAPERVSRLIMAAALAYIWMVYLGELALTKSWDKIIHRKDRCDLSLFTLGVRLLKRLLREGKILPQFCLTLSGKALL from the coding sequence TTGTCAGATTCTTACAAGATTTATCGCACCATTCATAGCGGCCTTCAAAAATTCTGGGATTTTGATCCCAGCAAACGTCAAAATAACGGCTTAAATATCCTGACAGGGTTTATCTGCGGTATTATACAAAGTAAATCTGTTAAGTTAGCTAATGTGGCAGGAGAGATTCCAGGATCAGGTAAAGAAGAAAGCCAAATCATGCAATTGCGCCGTTGGCTGAAAAATGAAAAAGTGGGTGTCGATTTATTTTATTTACCCTTTATAGAGGTTCTTCTTCGGTGTTTAGCCAAACAAACGCTAGTACTTGCTATTGATGGCAGCACGACAGCGCAAGGCTGTATTACCTTGATGGTCAGTATGATTTATAAAGGTAGAGCTCTGCCATTGCTGTGGGTAACCCGTAAAGGTAAAAAGGGGCATTTTCCTCAAGATATGCATATCGAATTGATTAAATCCGTTCAGGCGATAATCCCGGAAGGTACGTCGGTCATTTGTTTGGGTGACGGGGAATTTGATGGAGCAGACTGGCTGGAAACCATTAGTAGTTATGGCTGGAAGTATGCCTGCCGAACGGCAAATAATGCGATATTGTATGAGAATGGAGATGAATTTACATTTAAAGATATTTGTCCCGAACAAGGAAGCATGACTGAAATATCGGCGGTTGAATTCACTCGTAAACGTAGCATTGTAGTAAGGGCGGTTGTTTATTGGGGGAGAAAATATAATGACCCTATTTATCTAGTGACTAATTTCCCCACAGGGGGTGAAGCATTTAACTGGTATCGCAAACGTTTCCGTATAGAAACGCTGTTTTCAGACCTTAAAGGTCGAGGGTTTAACTTGCAGAAAAGTGGATTAAGGGCTCCTGAGCGAGTTTCTCGACTTATTATGGCAGCGGCTTTAGCTTATATATGGATGGTTTATTTAGGAGAGCTTGCTCTGACTAAGAGCTGGGATAAAATTATTCATCGCAAAGATCGTTGTGATTTGAGTTTGTTTACTCTTGGAGTGCGGTTATTAAAGCGCCTGCTGAGAGAAGGAAAAATACTCCCTCAATTCTGCCTCACATTATCGGGCAAGGCATTGCTGTGA
- a CDS encoding 3',5'-cyclic-AMP phosphodiesterase: protein MPNTSPALRLIQLTDLHLFADVKQQFKGCATHAALECCLDFIVNEDLRPDAFLLTGDLAHDHQAATYQRLADMLERFQVPSFALAGNHDDWSVMQSVYPNKGISIDPWQNIGGWRILLLHTAIPEQADGRIDPKLWAQLTAEMQQQPDKPYLLAMHHNLPAHPLRDIRSSVANAAQYSQALANWPAIRAVLSGHVHQPFTIYAGHCLFLSAPSTGVIPYPERVQDSMSRPGFRLIDCFADGRIISDIIHPVKR from the coding sequence ATGCCTAACACCTCGCCTGCTTTACGCTTAATTCAATTAACCGACTTGCATTTATTTGCTGATGTTAAGCAACAATTTAAAGGCTGTGCAACCCACGCAGCACTGGAATGTTGCTTGGATTTTATTGTAAATGAAGATTTACGCCCTGATGCTTTTTTATTGACGGGTGATTTAGCGCATGATCATCAAGCAGCAACGTATCAACGCTTGGCTGATATGCTGGAACGCTTTCAAGTACCCAGTTTTGCTTTAGCTGGCAATCATGATGATTGGTCGGTTATGCAGTCTGTCTATCCTAACAAAGGCATCAGTATTGATCCTTGGCAAAATATAGGGGGATGGCGCATATTATTACTGCACACAGCCATACCAGAACAAGCCGATGGTCGTATAGATCCTAAATTATGGGCGCAACTTACAGCAGAAATGCAACAGCAACCTGATAAACCTTATTTGCTGGCCATGCACCATAATTTGCCTGCACATCCATTACGAGATATTCGTTCTTCTGTTGCCAATGCAGCTCAATATAGTCAGGCTCTGGCTAATTGGCCAGCTATTCGAGCTGTGCTTTCTGGACATGTACATCAACCTTTTACGATCTATGCAGGTCATTGTTTATTCTTGTCAGCACCTTCTACAGGTGTGATTCCCTATCCTGAACGAGTACAAGACAGCATGAGCAGACCAGGTTTTCGCTTAATAGATTGTTTTGCAGATGGGCGGATTATCAGTGATATTATTCACCCTGTTAAGCGTTAA